A single genomic interval of Microbulbifer variabilis harbors:
- a CDS encoding VRR-NUC domain-containing protein, with translation MAATIELAPDYYLTNFRALVDFVVSRYKQLLSPAEINFYREFYELDADSQRLYVRLLSRKGIPSSLGALFREGKLSYREIDDLGKAIDSLCSAGFLKRNPPLADRELIALFTKAELLSAGPAGLRKSLKRGELEEALLAASFEWRERLIADEALLAVQRAECFQTFQLCFFGNLNQSLTEYVLKDLGLYQYEPYPLDSHQLPFQSREQIEQYLLYYSCLEQAEGVLSSDTGGIHKLTGQLPAGIPGDLTLARRVDRLRLKLARQLERLDQLEAAERLYQGCGQPPARERRARIVAKRGNFDQALSLCREILESPLNEAERCFAESFGYRTAKRMGCAQTWKNPQPYQPPQEMFTLPQASVRVEILAAAEAAKQEEGVCHYVENSLFNGVLGLYIWDILFASVPGAFYNPFQIAPSDFRSPNFYSSRQSLFESRLSELCQSSLKLRVMQTYRGKQGIANPLVAWEALPQELLELALDRIPAEHWHVLFQRLLSDINHHRNGLPDLILFPKKGSYELLEVKGPGDRLQQNQQRWLTFFAAHNIPHRVIHVEWLQP, from the coding sequence ATGGCCGCCACTATCGAGCTAGCACCTGACTACTATTTGACCAACTTCCGAGCCTTGGTTGATTTTGTAGTGTCCCGCTACAAGCAGCTACTTTCCCCTGCTGAGATTAACTTTTATCGTGAGTTCTACGAGCTCGATGCTGACAGTCAGCGCCTTTATGTTCGGCTGCTATCCCGTAAGGGTATTCCATCATCTTTGGGGGCACTGTTCAGAGAGGGAAAACTGTCTTACAGAGAAATTGACGATCTTGGCAAGGCCATTGACTCTCTTTGCTCTGCTGGTTTTTTGAAAAGGAATCCACCCCTGGCAGACCGCGAACTTATAGCGCTGTTTACCAAGGCGGAACTGCTCTCAGCGGGGCCTGCTGGCCTACGCAAGTCCCTAAAACGGGGAGAGTTAGAGGAAGCTTTATTGGCGGCCTCCTTTGAATGGCGAGAACGGTTAATAGCCGATGAGGCATTGCTTGCAGTTCAAAGGGCCGAGTGCTTTCAAACCTTTCAGCTTTGTTTTTTTGGCAATCTGAACCAGAGCCTTACGGAATACGTACTGAAGGACCTGGGGTTATACCAATATGAGCCCTACCCATTAGATAGTCACCAGCTGCCCTTCCAGAGTCGAGAGCAGATTGAGCAGTACTTACTCTATTACAGCTGCCTTGAACAAGCTGAGGGGGTACTCTCTAGTGATACCGGTGGAATCCATAAACTGACTGGTCAATTACCCGCTGGCATTCCTGGAGATTTGACTCTGGCCAGGCGAGTGGATCGTCTACGCTTGAAGCTGGCGCGACAACTGGAAAGACTGGATCAGTTGGAAGCTGCAGAGAGACTCTATCAGGGTTGTGGTCAGCCGCCTGCCCGTGAACGCCGGGCGAGAATTGTCGCAAAGCGTGGTAATTTCGATCAGGCGCTCTCCCTATGCCGTGAAATTCTCGAATCTCCCCTCAATGAAGCCGAACGATGTTTTGCCGAGAGTTTTGGGTATCGCACGGCCAAGCGCATGGGCTGTGCTCAAACCTGGAAGAACCCCCAGCCTTATCAGCCACCGCAAGAAATGTTTACCCTACCCCAGGCCTCAGTAAGAGTAGAAATTCTGGCAGCTGCGGAAGCGGCAAAGCAGGAAGAAGGTGTTTGCCACTATGTAGAGAACAGTCTATTCAATGGGGTACTGGGCCTCTATATCTGGGACATTCTCTTTGCTTCAGTGCCTGGTGCCTTTTATAACCCCTTCCAAATAGCCCCCAGTGATTTCCGTAGCCCAAATTTTTACTCATCACGCCAGAGCTTGTTTGAATCGCGGCTGTCGGAGCTTTGTCAAAGCTCGCTAAAGCTGCGGGTTATGCAAACCTACCGTGGAAAACAGGGTATTGCCAATCCACTGGTAGCCTGGGAAGCACTACCCCAGGAACTGCTGGAGCTGGCCCTGGATCGTATTCCTGCAGAACATTGGCACGTACTATTTCAACGTTTACTCAGTGATATCAATCATCACCGCAATGGTCTGCCAGATCTGATTCTGTTTCCCAAAAAAGGAAGTTATGAGTTGTTGGAAGTCAAGGGCCCCGGTGATCGTCTCCAGCAAAACCAGCAGCGCTGGCTGACTTTCTTTGCCGCTCACAATATTCCCCACCGGGTGATACATGTGGAATGGTTACAGCCTTGA
- a CDS encoding YbaN family protein, translated as MSQHNEEVPDMETPPLAKGWMRWLWGVVACFFMLVGIIGAILPGLPSAVFIVVGAWAASKSSERLHQWIEEHHLFGHLLRTWRSGFISRRTKLLATLTMALSMALAVHHISNLYLLFFAVGGIGCGLIWIWSRPEPAG; from the coding sequence TTGAGTCAACATAATGAAGAAGTACCTGACATGGAAACCCCCCCGTTAGCCAAAGGGTGGATGCGTTGGCTATGGGGGGTCGTGGCTTGTTTCTTTATGCTTGTCGGAATTATTGGTGCCATCCTGCCTGGGTTACCCTCTGCGGTATTTATTGTTGTTGGTGCCTGGGCGGCCTCTAAAAGCTCTGAACGGCTGCATCAGTGGATTGAGGAACATCACTTATTTGGTCACCTATTAAGAACCTGGCGTAGTGGTTTCATCAGTAGGAGAACCAAACTACTGGCTACGCTGACCATGGCACTTTCTATGGCTCTTGCCGTTCATCACATTTCCAATCTGTATTTACTCTTTTTCGCAGTTGGTGGCATCGGTTGTGGGCTAATCTGGATTTGGAGTCGGCCTGAGCCAGCGGGGTGA
- a CDS encoding 4Fe-4S dicluster domain-containing protein, producing MDYRLQAPDLECLIQAIRDRGFLLYGPRLTDGAITFGEVHSLSNLPQGWTDEQQAGQYRVKRREDEAYFGYAVGPHSWKKYLQLPRRPIWKVSKQHQTIEIVEIQESAPKQAFLGVRSCELHAIAIQDRILCQGEYPSESYHQRRKQLFTVAVNCTSAADTCFCTSMNTGPEVTLPSDLTLTEVIEAGEHFFLISSGSDAGKEIMEQLPLLPASEGESKLAKCKVKRLEEEMRRGPRHFDSSDLKELLYRNLDSPNWDKVADRCLSCANCTMACPTCFCSTVEDTTDLSGEHAERWERWDSCFTADLSHITGGSVRADTRSRYRQWMTHKLASWHDQFDSSGCVGCGRCITWCPVGIDLTEEVRNIRALDQKQTPSQESP from the coding sequence ATGGATTATCGGCTACAAGCGCCCGATCTGGAGTGCCTTATACAAGCAATCCGCGATAGAGGATTCCTGCTGTATGGGCCCAGATTGACCGATGGAGCCATCACATTCGGTGAAGTTCACTCACTCTCAAATCTGCCTCAGGGCTGGACCGATGAGCAGCAGGCTGGGCAGTACCGAGTTAAGCGCCGGGAAGATGAAGCTTACTTTGGCTATGCCGTAGGGCCTCACTCCTGGAAGAAATACCTGCAATTACCCCGCCGGCCCATATGGAAGGTCTCCAAGCAACATCAAACCATAGAAATCGTTGAGATTCAGGAGTCAGCCCCAAAGCAGGCATTCCTGGGAGTTCGAAGCTGTGAGCTGCACGCCATTGCTATCCAGGATCGTATCCTGTGCCAGGGGGAATATCCCAGTGAGAGTTACCACCAAAGGCGGAAACAGTTGTTTACCGTTGCGGTGAATTGCACCTCGGCAGCAGATACCTGCTTTTGTACTTCGATGAATACCGGTCCAGAGGTCACTTTGCCCAGCGATCTCACCTTGACAGAGGTGATTGAAGCCGGGGAGCACTTTTTTCTGATCAGCAGTGGCTCGGATGCCGGTAAGGAAATTATGGAGCAACTCCCCTTGCTTCCAGCAAGTGAGGGGGAAAGTAAACTGGCTAAATGTAAGGTGAAGCGCCTTGAGGAGGAAATGCGGCGTGGACCACGCCACTTCGATAGCTCAGATTTGAAAGAGCTACTCTATAGAAACCTCGATAGCCCGAACTGGGATAAGGTCGCTGATCGCTGTCTATCTTGTGCCAACTGCACCATGGCCTGTCCAACCTGTTTTTGCTCCACCGTTGAGGACACCACCGATCTCAGTGGCGAACATGCTGAGCGCTGGGAGCGTTGGGATTCCTGCTTTACAGCAGATCTCAGTCATATTACCGGCGGCTCCGTACGCGCCGATACCCGGTCACGCTACCGGCAATGGATGACTCACAAACTGGCCAGCTGGCACGACCAATTTGACAGCTCTGGTTGCGTGGGCTGTGGTCGCTGCATCACCTGGTGCCCTGTGGGTATCGACCTCACCGAAGAGGTCCGAAATATCCGAGCCCTGGATCAAAAACAGACGCCCAGCCAGGAGTCACCATGA
- a CDS encoding cyclic nucleotide-binding domain-containing protein, producing the protein MKTIADLLHEHPFFQGLAERDLQFLASCGENCIYHKGDYLARENSQANHFFLIRSGRVAVETFVPNRGPLCLLTLHGGDIFGWSWLFPPYISAFDARAMEDVRSLRLGGECLRNKCEQEPKLGFELMKRFARIATERLQSARIQLLDIYGPDHQGHPT; encoded by the coding sequence ATGAAGACCATTGCCGATCTTCTTCACGAGCATCCTTTCTTTCAAGGTTTGGCAGAGAGAGATCTGCAGTTTCTGGCTTCCTGCGGTGAGAACTGTATTTATCACAAGGGCGACTACCTGGCGCGGGAAAATAGTCAGGCAAACCACTTTTTCCTGATTCGCAGTGGCCGGGTAGCAGTAGAAACTTTTGTACCCAATCGCGGCCCTCTGTGCCTGCTCACACTCCATGGCGGTGATATTTTCGGGTGGTCCTGGCTGTTTCCTCCCTATATCTCTGCTTTTGATGCCCGCGCCATGGAAGATGTTCGCAGCCTGCGCTTGGGCGGGGAATGCTTGCGCAATAAATGCGAACAGGAACCTAAACTGGGTTTTGAGCTGATGAAGCGCTTTGCGCGAATTGCTACTGAACGGCTGCAGTCCGCACGTATTCAGTTGCTGGATATTTACGGCCCAGATCACCAGGGCCACCCAACATGA
- a CDS encoding FAD/NAD(P)-binding protein, translated as MIPSVYRVCQRRVEYPGTFTLQLEAKNGRRHKPPMNFAPGQFNMLYAFGTGESAISFSGLGSEDGKLIHTIRAQGNVTRALERLQEGDTLGVRGPFGIGWPLDTAAGKDLLIIAGGLGLAPLRPVIYAARRERLTAREVRLFYGARRPSELLYREELAQWSAQLKLETSVDHGDGSWPGHIGVITDPLQAAQIDGANSVAFLCGPEIMMRFCIQVLVRKGVPESSIYLSMERNMKCAIGLCGHCQWGPNFICKDGPVFCYEDIRPWLQIRSL; from the coding sequence ATGATTCCCTCCGTTTACCGGGTGTGCCAGCGGCGCGTGGAATATCCGGGGACTTTCACATTACAGCTGGAAGCTAAGAACGGTAGGCGGCATAAGCCACCGATGAATTTTGCTCCCGGTCAGTTCAATATGTTGTACGCCTTTGGTACCGGAGAATCTGCCATTTCCTTTAGTGGACTGGGGAGCGAGGACGGCAAGCTCATCCATACCATTCGCGCCCAGGGGAATGTCACCCGGGCCCTAGAGCGCCTACAGGAGGGAGACACTTTAGGTGTAAGGGGGCCTTTCGGCATCGGTTGGCCTCTAGATACTGCCGCTGGCAAAGATCTTTTGATTATTGCCGGCGGTCTCGGACTGGCGCCGTTGCGCCCAGTAATCTATGCGGCGCGGCGGGAGCGACTTACCGCACGCGAGGTGCGTCTCTTTTATGGTGCCAGACGCCCAAGTGAATTGCTGTATAGAGAGGAGCTCGCTCAGTGGAGCGCCCAGCTCAAGCTTGAGACTTCGGTAGATCACGGTGATGGCTCCTGGCCTGGGCATATTGGTGTGATTACCGATCCTCTACAGGCCGCACAAATAGATGGCGCCAACTCGGTAGCGTTTCTGTGCGGCCCTGAAATTATGATGCGCTTTTGTATCCAGGTTTTGGTGCGCAAAGGTGTGCCAGAGTCCTCTATCTATCTATCCATGGAGCGCAATATGAAATGCGCCATCGGTCTCTGCGGACACTGCCAGTGGGGTCCAAACTTTATTTGTAAGGATGGCCCTGTTTTTTGCTATGAGGATATTCGCCCATGGCTGCAGATTCGCAGCTTATAA
- a CDS encoding oxidoreductase, translating into MAADSQLISRQPHKPKLAVWKFTSCDGCQLSLLDCEDELLLLGQEVEIAYFMEASSKVEEGPYDISLVEGSITTPADLLRIQEVRRQSKFLVSIGACATAGGIQALRNFADVVEFTSVVYAEPSYIHTLKESTPIAAHVPVDFELQGCPINKLQLLEVISAFLNSRAPQVSSHSVCIECKLKNNVCVWVAHGTPCMGPVTHAGCGALCPSYNRGCYACYGPKENPNGESLCHWWEQNLGADRSTVIENLRNFNSLSPHFKEISQDREHRQKGKS; encoded by the coding sequence ATGGCTGCAGATTCGCAGCTTATAAGCCGGCAGCCCCACAAACCCAAACTGGCGGTCTGGAAATTCACCTCCTGTGATGGCTGCCAACTCAGCTTGTTGGACTGTGAGGATGAGCTATTGCTGTTGGGGCAGGAAGTGGAGATCGCCTATTTTATGGAGGCCTCCAGTAAGGTGGAGGAGGGGCCCTACGATATCTCCCTGGTGGAGGGCTCCATTACGACACCCGCCGACCTGTTGAGAATTCAGGAGGTGCGGCGTCAGTCAAAGTTCCTGGTAAGTATTGGCGCCTGTGCCACTGCTGGCGGTATCCAGGCACTGCGCAATTTTGCCGATGTCGTCGAGTTTACTTCTGTGGTTTACGCCGAGCCCTCTTATATCCACACCCTAAAAGAGTCCACCCCCATTGCCGCCCATGTGCCAGTGGACTTCGAGCTGCAGGGCTGCCCGATCAACAAACTGCAACTGTTAGAGGTCATCAGTGCTTTTCTGAATTCTCGTGCACCTCAGGTTTCCAGTCATTCAGTGTGTATCGAATGCAAACTTAAGAACAATGTCTGTGTGTGGGTAGCCCACGGCACCCCCTGCATGGGACCGGTAACCCATGCAGGTTGTGGCGCGCTTTGCCCTAGTTACAACCGCGGTTGCTATGCCTGCTATGGCCCGAAGGAGAACCCTAATGGTGAATCCCTGTGTCACTGGTGGGAACAAAATTTAGGAGCAGACAGATCAACCGTCATTGAAAATCTACGTAATTTCAATAGCTTATCACCTCATTTTAAAGAAATTAGTCAAGATAGAGAGCATCGCCAAAAGGGAAAATCCTAA
- a CDS encoding Ni/Fe hydrogenase subunit alpha, giving the protein MAGKSKTIKVDYLARVEGEGALYIRYDDHGVHEVQLKIFEPPRFFEAFLRGRDYTEAPDITARICGICPVAYQMSALHAMENALGLVPTEPLRNLRRLLYCGEWIESHMLHISMLHAPDFLGYPNAVAMAKDHPEVVQRALEIKKTGNALVRLLGGREVHPINVRVGGFYRVPGLESFQALRPQLLEAHTLAELMTRWAAGLPFPHCEQSYECVALSNPSEYPMNEGRIVSNRGLDISVKDYEKHFREQQVPHSTALHSLLIERGAYLVGPMARYNLSYPQLSGEVRSLAEALGFRAPCNNPFKSIVVRCLEVLYALEEALRLIDTFQPPDEPYLAVEPREASGCAATEAPRGLLYHRYAMNEQGKITFAKIVAPTSQNQKTIEDDLRLMLPKFMHLPEQQLQGLCERAIRNYDPCISCSTHFLQLHLQHEPKRIS; this is encoded by the coding sequence ATGGCCGGTAAAAGTAAAACCATCAAAGTCGATTATTTGGCACGCGTTGAAGGCGAGGGTGCGCTCTATATACGCTACGACGATCATGGCGTGCACGAAGTGCAGTTAAAGATCTTTGAGCCCCCACGCTTCTTTGAAGCCTTTTTGCGGGGGCGCGATTACACAGAAGCACCGGATATCACCGCCCGTATTTGCGGCATTTGCCCAGTGGCCTATCAAATGAGCGCGCTGCACGCCATGGAGAACGCGCTGGGTCTGGTTCCTACTGAACCCCTGAGAAATCTGCGTCGCTTGCTCTACTGTGGAGAGTGGATCGAAAGCCATATGCTGCATATCAGCATGTTGCATGCACCGGACTTTCTCGGCTATCCCAATGCCGTGGCCATGGCCAAAGACCACCCAGAGGTTGTACAGCGAGCGTTGGAAATCAAAAAAACTGGAAATGCGTTGGTGCGTCTGCTTGGGGGTAGGGAGGTCCACCCAATCAACGTGCGCGTAGGGGGCTTTTATCGAGTGCCCGGCCTGGAGTCCTTTCAAGCACTGCGCCCCCAATTGTTAGAAGCCCATACCCTGGCAGAACTCATGACGCGTTGGGCGGCGGGTCTGCCATTTCCCCATTGTGAGCAATCCTATGAATGCGTCGCCCTGTCCAACCCCAGTGAATACCCCATGAATGAGGGGCGTATTGTTTCCAATCGCGGGCTGGATATTTCGGTAAAGGACTACGAAAAACATTTTCGCGAACAGCAGGTACCGCACAGTACGGCATTGCACAGTCTATTGATCGAGCGGGGCGCCTACCTTGTCGGGCCCATGGCGCGCTACAACCTCAGCTACCCCCAACTCTCGGGAGAAGTGAGAAGCCTTGCCGAGGCGTTGGGTTTCCGAGCACCCTGCAATAATCCCTTCAAAAGTATTGTGGTGCGCTGCCTGGAGGTACTCTACGCCCTGGAAGAGGCACTGCGCCTTATCGATACGTTTCAACCCCCCGATGAACCCTACCTGGCAGTAGAACCTAGAGAGGCTAGTGGCTGTGCCGCTACCGAGGCCCCCCGCGGACTGCTCTATCACCGCTACGCCATGAATGAGCAAGGCAAAATTACTTTTGCCAAGATCGTCGCTCCCACCTCTCAAAATCAAAAAACTATCGAAGATGATCTACGCCTGATGCTGCCAAAATTCATGCACCTGCCCGAGCAACAATTACAGGGTTTATGTGAGCGCGCCATTCGCAATTATGACCCCTGTATTTCCTGCTCAACCCATTTCCTGCAGCTACATTTGCAACATGAGCCAAAAAGAATCTCCTGA
- a CDS encoding hydrogenase maturation protease, with amino-acid sequence MSQKESPERWLLVSLGNRFRGDDGVGPYLLDKLRSQLKGSADFLESGNDMVTLVGHWKDRQVCLVDAILSDEQKSGELIRADGLADIIAPSNCTTSSHGFNLREAVDLGRVLGALPRRLEIFSICAENITSCDCLTAAVKLGAERAEQELLAFLQGDNGQS; translated from the coding sequence ATGAGCCAAAAAGAATCTCCTGAGCGCTGGCTGCTGGTCAGCCTTGGCAATCGCTTCCGGGGAGACGATGGTGTGGGGCCCTATCTGCTCGACAAGCTGCGCAGCCAATTAAAAGGAAGCGCAGATTTTCTGGAGAGCGGCAATGACATGGTAACCCTTGTGGGGCATTGGAAAGATCGTCAGGTTTGCCTGGTAGATGCGATTTTGTCCGATGAGCAAAAATCGGGCGAACTAATCCGAGCCGATGGCCTGGCCGATATTATCGCGCCCAGTAACTGCACGACCTCCAGCCACGGTTTTAACCTCAGAGAAGCGGTCGACTTGGGCAGAGTGCTGGGGGCACTGCCCCGCAGACTGGAAATTTTTTCCATCTGTGCCGAGAACATCACCTCCTGTGATTGTCTCACTGCCGCAGTGAAGTTGGGCGCGGAGCGTGCCGAGCAGGAGCTACTTGCATTTCTACAAGGCGATAACGGACAAAGCTGA
- a CDS encoding hydrogenase/urease maturation nickel metallochaperone HypA, giving the protein MHEQSLISNLIEKIQQLADNEGARVVGAKLRLGALAHISAPHLREHFEQATFGTSLEGLQLEIEELTDIHHAEAQDIILENLQFEASDGQ; this is encoded by the coding sequence ATGCATGAACAGTCCTTGATCAGCAATCTGATCGAAAAAATACAGCAGCTTGCCGATAACGAAGGTGCCAGGGTAGTGGGTGCTAAGCTGCGCCTAGGTGCCCTTGCACATATCTCCGCCCCACATCTAAGGGAACATTTCGAACAGGCAACTTTCGGGACCAGCCTGGAAGGATTGCAACTGGAAATTGAAGAGCTCACCGATATTCACCATGCCGAAGCCCAGGACATTATCCTGGAAAATCTGCAATTTGAGGCCAGTGATGGACAATGA
- the hypF gene encoding carbamoyltransferase HypF — protein MDNERRRLAIKGLVQGVGFRPYIYRLARDCQLTGWVANHSGGLQLEVEGNSTGIEKLLQRLPLEKPPHSLILSIDSEVIPAEGDSDFEIRESTVTAAQSTLVLPDIAPCNSCQAELQDSRNRRHKYPFINCTHCGPRFSIIDKMPYDRANTAMDQFPQCAKCQAEYTNPEDRRFHAEPNGCPECGPQLQLCDSKGKVLLTGLAALNETFASLASGKVVALKGVGGFQLLVDAGNSQALQTLRKRKQRPHKPFALLYSSLSAARRDCRISELEAKLLTSPARPIVLLEAKPEANARVHELVALGSPDLGVMLPASPLHLLLAEEYAAPLVATSGNLAEEPICIENTEALRRLGKIADRFLLHNRRIVRPLDDSVLRVVEDRPLMLRRARGYAPLPITQAKLSQQALTQSYLALGADLKNSVALSHNGWIYQSQHIGDLSSATAIEHFDRTIADLTGLQQRRPQTLIHDQHPGYSSHRWALQQQAPRLGVQHHVAHLFSCMAEHGHSGAALGVCWDGTGYDSSGIVRGGEFLLWDGKSQVEHVASLRTFPLPGGEKAVREPRRAAAGLLYEISGYMALQHQLLKRCFTRSERRNLVTMLEGEVNSPLCSSAGRLFDAVAALLGLCSQSSYEGQAAMVLEYSARGIQSSDSYPFDLYQRQSKWELDWAPCISALIHDEGKSLPQRAAAFHNTLANMILAVVNEIGERQVFLSGGVFQNRRLTERTATLLRERGFTVHCHSQVPPNDGGIALGQLHYAHCMAAAGQSAGD, from the coding sequence ATGGACAATGAGCGTCGCCGGCTAGCGATTAAAGGCCTGGTTCAGGGCGTAGGGTTTCGACCCTATATTTATCGCTTAGCGCGGGATTGCCAACTGACCGGCTGGGTTGCCAACCATAGTGGTGGATTACAGTTGGAGGTTGAGGGAAACAGCACAGGCATCGAGAAACTCCTGCAGCGTTTGCCTCTGGAAAAGCCACCGCACAGCCTGATACTCAGTATTGATAGTGAGGTAATTCCTGCCGAGGGTGACAGCGATTTTGAGATTCGAGAAAGCACCGTTACCGCCGCACAATCTACCCTGGTGCTGCCAGATATAGCTCCCTGTAACTCCTGCCAGGCCGAATTGCAGGATTCCCGTAACCGCCGGCACAAATACCCATTCATCAACTGCACGCACTGCGGCCCGCGCTTTAGCATCATTGATAAGATGCCCTATGATCGCGCCAACACTGCAATGGATCAGTTTCCTCAATGCGCCAAATGCCAAGCTGAATACACCAATCCCGAAGACCGCCGTTTTCACGCCGAACCCAATGGCTGTCCAGAATGTGGCCCACAGCTGCAGCTCTGTGATAGCAAAGGCAAGGTGCTTCTCACCGGCCTTGCAGCCTTGAATGAGACGTTCGCCAGCCTGGCCAGTGGAAAAGTTGTTGCGTTGAAAGGTGTAGGGGGGTTCCAACTATTGGTAGATGCCGGCAATAGCCAGGCATTACAGACATTACGCAAACGCAAGCAGCGCCCACACAAACCTTTTGCCCTGTTGTATAGCTCTTTATCGGCAGCGCGACGTGATTGTCGGATTTCTGAGTTGGAGGCAAAACTGCTTACTTCACCGGCACGCCCCATCGTACTACTGGAAGCAAAACCGGAAGCGAATGCCAGGGTACACGAGCTGGTAGCGCTGGGTTCACCAGATCTGGGGGTGATGTTGCCAGCCTCACCACTGCACCTACTACTTGCCGAAGAGTATGCGGCCCCCCTTGTCGCCACCAGCGGCAATTTGGCTGAAGAGCCAATTTGCATTGAAAATACGGAGGCTTTGCGGCGCCTTGGCAAAATTGCCGACCGTTTTTTACTGCATAACCGCCGCATAGTGAGGCCATTGGATGACTCGGTACTGCGCGTAGTAGAAGACCGCCCCTTGATGTTACGCCGTGCACGCGGCTATGCCCCACTACCCATTACCCAGGCAAAACTGTCACAACAGGCACTCACGCAATCCTATTTAGCCCTGGGAGCAGATTTAAAAAATTCCGTGGCGCTGTCCCACAATGGTTGGATTTATCAGAGCCAACATATTGGCGACCTGAGTAGCGCCACCGCAATTGAGCACTTTGACCGCACAATTGCGGACCTCACTGGTTTACAACAACGTCGACCGCAAACTCTGATCCACGACCAGCACCCAGGCTATAGCTCTCATCGCTGGGCACTGCAACAGCAGGCTCCACGCCTGGGGGTACAACACCATGTTGCCCATCTATTTTCCTGTATGGCCGAACACGGTCACAGTGGTGCCGCACTCGGCGTCTGCTGGGACGGCACTGGCTATGACAGCAGCGGCATAGTTAGGGGCGGGGAGTTCCTCCTCTGGGACGGTAAATCGCAAGTAGAACACGTCGCCAGCCTGCGCACATTTCCCCTGCCAGGTGGAGAAAAGGCTGTGCGCGAACCACGGCGGGCTGCTGCGGGCCTGCTATATGAAATTTCCGGATACATGGCACTGCAACACCAGCTGCTCAAGCGCTGCTTTACCCGCAGTGAACGCCGTAACCTGGTCACCATGCTGGAAGGTGAGGTCAACAGCCCTCTATGCAGCAGTGCCGGGCGCCTGTTTGATGCAGTGGCCGCACTATTGGGGCTGTGTAGCCAGTCGAGCTATGAGGGGCAGGCCGCCATGGTGCTGGAATATAGTGCCCGAGGAATTCAGAGTAGTGACAGCTATCCATTCGACCTGTATCAGCGTCAAAGCAAGTGGGAGCTGGACTGGGCCCCCTGTATTAGCGCCTTAATACACGATGAGGGTAAGTCGCTGCCGCAGCGGGCTGCGGCCTTCCACAATACCTTGGCAAATATGATTCTGGCAGTGGTCAATGAGATCGGTGAGCGTCAGGTCTTTCTCTCCGGCGGTGTTTTCCAAAACCGAAGACTAACGGAACGCACCGCGACACTGCTGCGTGAGCGGGGATTTACCGTGCATTGCCACAGCCAGGTTCCCCCCAACGATGGCGGCATCGCCCTTGGGCAACTCCACTATGCCCACTGCATGGCTGCAGCCGGACAATCTGCGGGGGACTAA
- a CDS encoding HypC/HybG/HupF family hydrogenase formation chaperone, protein MCLGIPGLIEEITDNSPLERLGKVRFGGIARQVNLSLVPDASIGDYVVVHVGIAISQIREEEAERVFRDLESLSGPSGQE, encoded by the coding sequence ATGTGCTTAGGTATTCCCGGCCTTATTGAAGAGATCACAGACAATTCCCCCCTGGAACGCCTGGGCAAGGTACGTTTTGGCGGCATAGCTCGGCAAGTCAACTTATCCCTGGTGCCAGATGCCAGCATTGGCGATTATGTGGTAGTCCATGTGGGTATCGCCATCAGTCAGATACGGGAAGAAGAAGCCGAACGTGTTTTTCGCGACCTGGAATCCCTGAGCGGGCCGAGCGGCCAGGAGTGA